A stretch of the Streptomyces sp. WMMB303 genome encodes the following:
- a CDS encoding GntR family transcriptional regulator, whose amino-acid sequence MTDHVLEQLRGERASLERTSTAERVAGILRARIIEGGFLPGMRLAEEEIGSALGVSRNTLREAFRLLTHERLLVHELNRGMFVRKLTVEDLEDLYRVRRLLECAALREPAGPPCPEQAVAAMAAAVAAGRAAAAAHRWRDLGTANMRFHEGLVQLAGSPRADEMMRGVLAELRLVFQVMDDPRRFHEPYLPRNEQILRTLRDGDGPGAELLLADYLDDSRRQLAQAYARRLG is encoded by the coding sequence ATGACCGACCACGTGCTGGAACAACTCCGCGGCGAACGAGCGTCGTTGGAGCGCACCAGCACCGCGGAGCGGGTCGCGGGCATCCTGCGCGCCCGGATCATCGAGGGCGGCTTCCTGCCCGGCATGCGGCTCGCGGAGGAGGAGATCGGCAGCGCGCTCGGAGTCTCGCGCAACACCCTGCGTGAGGCGTTCCGGCTGCTCACCCACGAGCGGCTGCTGGTGCACGAGCTCAACCGGGGCATGTTCGTGCGCAAGCTCACCGTCGAGGACCTGGAGGACCTCTACCGCGTGCGCCGCCTTCTGGAGTGCGCCGCGCTGCGCGAACCGGCCGGGCCGCCCTGCCCGGAGCAGGCCGTGGCGGCGATGGCGGCGGCGGTCGCGGCGGGGCGGGCCGCGGCGGCCGCGCACCGCTGGCGCGATCTGGGGACCGCCAACATGCGCTTCCACGAGGGACTCGTGCAGCTCGCCGGCAGCCCGCGGGCCGATGAGATGATGCGCGGGGTGCTGGCCGAACTGCGGCTGGTATTCCAGGTGATGGACGACCCCCGCCGCTTCCACGAGCCCTATCTGCCCCGCAACGAGCAGATCCTGCGTACCCTCCGGGACGGCGACGGACCGGGTGCGGAGCTGCTGCTCGCCGACTACCTCGACGACTCCCGCCGCCAGCTCGCTCAGGCGTACGCCCGCCGGCTCGGCTGA
- a CDS encoding hydantoinase B/oxoprolinase family protein: protein MGGRWEFWVDRGGTFTDVVGRRPDGTLVSSKVLSHDPVRPGRDAAVAGIRALLEVPPHEPVPADRIDVVKIGTTVATNALLERTGEPTVLVTTQGFRDALTIAYQNRPRLFDRRIVLPEALHDRVVEIPERLGADGTVVLPLDREAAARALQEAREAGFRSAAVVLLHAYRYPAHEREIARLARAAGFSQVSCSHEVSPLIKLVPRGDTTVADAYLSPVLRRYVADVADELQGVRLMFMQSNGGLREARHFRGKDAVLSGPAGGVVGMARSCAEIGQGRVIGFDMGGTSTDVSHYAGALERVFGTQVAGVRMRAPMMDIHTVAAGGGSVLHFDGARYRVGPDSAGAVPGPACYRRGGPLTVTDAQVMLGRIQPAYFPAVLGPDGDLPPDVAEVRAGFGRLAAQTGDGRTPEQVAAGFLEIAVLNMANAVKKISVQRGHDVTRYALAGFGGAGGQHACAVADELGIGTVVVPPMAGVLSAYGIGVADATVLREQSVEEELGEERLSRVRDLCARLERQTREELRDDGIPDEAISTTARLQLRYAGTDAALTVPLGGAERMARDFAAEHRSRYGFTMDKPLVVATAVAEATGRAGRVAAPAPVSGSARSAARPHDVVRMCTDGRWQDTPLHRREELRPGQRVAGPAVVVEPDATTVVEPGWAAAADPHGHLVLTRVRARAAGPAVGTGVDPVRLEVFNNLFMAIAEQMGARLEKTAHSVNIKERLDFSCALFDPEGNLVANAPHIPVHLGSMGDTVKEVLRRTAGGMRPGDVYAVNDPYHGGTHLPDITVVTPVFDQEGDRLLFLVASRGHHAEIGGLTPGSMPAFSRTVEEEGVLFDTWLLVRGGRLRTGETRALLTGARHPSRDPDANLADLRAQIAANEKGIAELRATIEQYGLDVTQAYMRHVRDHAEESVRRLVAGLPDGACAYETDSGAVIRLAVTVDRAGRSALLDFTGTSAQREDNLNAPSSVVRAAVLYVLRTLVAEDIPLNSGCLAPLEVRLPAGSMLAPVRPAATVAGNVETSQAVTGALYAALGVQAEGSGTMNNLTFGNARVQYYETVASGAGAGDGFDGADAVQTHMTNSRLTDPEVLESCCPVRVEDFHIRRGSGGAGRRHGGDGVVRRLRFLEPVTVALLTSHRRVPPYGMAGGSPGALGDNAVERADGTRTPLAGRDVAEVAAGDVLVLRTPGGGGYGTPPPG from the coding sequence GTGGGTGGCCGCTGGGAGTTCTGGGTGGACAGGGGCGGAACGTTCACGGACGTGGTCGGCCGACGGCCCGACGGCACGCTCGTGAGCAGCAAGGTGCTCTCCCATGACCCGGTCCGGCCCGGCCGGGACGCCGCGGTCGCCGGGATCCGCGCGCTGCTGGAGGTGCCGCCGCACGAGCCCGTCCCGGCGGACCGGATCGACGTCGTCAAGATCGGCACCACGGTCGCCACCAACGCGCTGCTGGAACGTACGGGCGAGCCGACGGTTCTGGTCACCACCCAGGGCTTTCGGGACGCCCTCACCATCGCCTATCAGAACCGGCCCCGCCTCTTCGACCGCCGGATCGTGCTGCCCGAGGCGCTGCACGACCGCGTCGTGGAGATCCCGGAGCGGTTGGGCGCGGACGGCACAGTGGTGCTGCCGCTGGACCGTGAAGCAGCGGCCCGCGCCCTCCAGGAGGCACGGGAGGCGGGTTTCCGCAGCGCCGCCGTCGTCCTGCTGCACGCCTACCGGTATCCCGCGCACGAGCGTGAGATCGCCCGTCTCGCCCGTGCGGCGGGCTTTTCCCAGGTGAGCTGTTCGCACGAGGTCAGCCCGCTGATCAAACTGGTGCCGCGCGGCGACACGACCGTCGCCGACGCCTACCTCTCGCCCGTGCTGCGCCGCTACGTGGCGGATGTGGCGGACGAGTTGCAGGGTGTGCGGCTGATGTTCATGCAGTCGAACGGCGGACTGCGGGAGGCGCGGCACTTCCGGGGCAAGGACGCCGTGCTCTCGGGTCCGGCCGGCGGTGTGGTGGGCATGGCCCGCAGTTGTGCGGAGATCGGCCAGGGGCGGGTCATCGGCTTCGACATGGGCGGCACCTCCACCGATGTGTCGCACTACGCGGGCGCGCTGGAGCGGGTGTTCGGTACGCAGGTCGCCGGGGTGCGGATGCGGGCCCCGATGATGGACATCCACACAGTGGCGGCCGGTGGCGGCTCGGTGCTGCACTTCGACGGCGCCCGCTACCGCGTCGGCCCCGATTCGGCGGGTGCGGTCCCCGGCCCCGCCTGCTACCGCCGCGGCGGCCCGCTGACCGTCACCGATGCGCAGGTGATGCTGGGCCGCATCCAGCCCGCGTACTTCCCTGCCGTCCTCGGCCCGGACGGCGACCTTCCGCCGGATGTGGCGGAGGTCCGCGCGGGCTTCGGGCGGCTCGCCGCGCAGACCGGCGACGGCCGCACCCCCGAGCAGGTCGCGGCCGGATTCCTGGAGATCGCCGTCCTCAACATGGCCAACGCGGTCAAGAAGATCTCCGTCCAGCGCGGCCACGACGTCACCCGCTACGCGCTCGCCGGCTTCGGCGGCGCGGGCGGGCAGCACGCCTGCGCGGTCGCCGACGAACTGGGCATCGGCACCGTGGTGGTGCCCCCGATGGCCGGAGTGCTGTCCGCGTACGGGATCGGTGTGGCCGACGCCACCGTGCTGCGGGAGCAGTCCGTCGAGGAGGAGCTCGGCGAAGAGCGGCTCTCCCGGGTGCGCGACCTGTGCGCTCGCCTGGAGCGGCAGACGCGGGAGGAGCTGCGCGACGACGGCATCCCCGACGAGGCCATCAGCACCACCGCAAGGCTCCAGTTGCGGTACGCGGGAACGGACGCCGCGCTGACCGTCCCGCTGGGCGGCGCGGAGCGGATGGCCCGGGACTTCGCGGCCGAGCACCGGTCGCGCTACGGGTTCACCATGGACAAGCCGCTGGTGGTCGCCACCGCGGTGGCGGAGGCGACCGGCAGGGCTGGGCGGGTCGCGGCGCCCGCGCCCGTGTCCGGCTCCGCACGGAGTGCCGCGCGGCCGCACGACGTGGTGCGGATGTGCACGGACGGGCGATGGCAGGACACCCCGCTCCACCGGCGGGAGGAACTGCGTCCCGGGCAGCGGGTGGCCGGGCCGGCCGTCGTCGTGGAGCCCGACGCCACCACCGTGGTGGAACCGGGCTGGGCGGCCGCGGCCGACCCGCATGGGCATCTGGTGCTGACCCGGGTCCGGGCCAGGGCGGCGGGGCCGGCGGTGGGTACCGGGGTCGACCCGGTGCGGCTGGAGGTCTTCAACAACCTCTTCATGGCGATCGCCGAACAGATGGGCGCGCGCCTGGAGAAGACGGCGCATTCCGTCAACATCAAGGAGCGGCTCGACTTCTCGTGCGCGCTCTTCGACCCGGAGGGCAACCTCGTCGCCAACGCGCCGCACATTCCGGTGCACCTGGGCTCCATGGGTGACACCGTCAAGGAGGTGCTGCGGCGCACGGCCGGCGGGATGCGCCCGGGGGACGTCTACGCCGTCAACGACCCGTATCACGGGGGCACCCACCTGCCGGACATCACGGTGGTGACCCCCGTCTTCGACCAGGAAGGCGACCGGCTGCTGTTCCTGGTCGCCTCGCGGGGCCACCACGCCGAGATCGGGGGCCTGACACCCGGCTCGATGCCGGCCTTCAGCCGCACCGTCGAGGAGGAGGGCGTGCTGTTCGACACCTGGCTGCTGGTGCGCGGCGGGCGGTTGCGCACGGGGGAGACCCGCGCACTGCTCACCGGGGCCCGCCACCCCTCCCGGGACCCGGACGCCAACCTCGCCGATCTGCGCGCCCAGATCGCGGCGAACGAGAAGGGCATCGCGGAGCTGCGCGCGACGATCGAACAGTACGGCCTCGACGTGACACAGGCCTACATGCGGCATGTCCGCGACCATGCGGAGGAATCCGTGCGTCGGCTCGTCGCCGGACTGCCCGACGGCGCATGCGCGTACGAGACCGACAGCGGTGCCGTGATCCGGCTGGCCGTCACCGTGGACCGGGCCGGCCGCTCCGCACTGCTCGACTTCACCGGCACCTCGGCGCAGCGCGAGGACAACCTCAACGCGCCCAGCTCCGTGGTGCGGGCCGCGGTGCTCTACGTCCTGCGCACGCTGGTGGCCGAGGACATCCCGCTCAACAGCGGCTGCCTGGCCCCGCTGGAGGTGCGCCTCCCGGCCGGGTCGATGCTCGCGCCCGTCCGGCCCGCCGCCACCGTCGCGGGCAACGTGGAGACGTCGCAGGCCGTCACCGGCGCGCTCTACGCGGCGCTGGGCGTGCAGGCGGAGGGTTCGGGAACGATGAACAATCTCACCTTCGGGAACGCGCGCGTCCAGTACTACGAGACCGTCGCCAGCGGGGCGGGTGCGGGGGACGGTTTCGACGGCGCCGACGCGGTCCAGACCCACATGACCAACTCGCGGCTCACCGACCCCGAGGTGCTGGAGTCCTGCTGTCCGGTGCGGGTGGAGGACTTCCACATCCGCCGCGGCAGTGGAGGCGCCGGGCGCCGGCACGGAGGCGACGGCGTGGTGCGGCGGCTGCGCTTCCTGGAACCGGTCACCGTGGCACTGCTGACCAGCCACCGGCGGGTGCCGCCCTACGGGATGGCGGGGGGCTCGCCGGGCGCGCTCGGGGACAACGCGGTGGAGCGCGCCGACGGCACCCGCACCCCGCTGGCCGGGCGCGACGTGGCGGAAGTGGCGGCGGGCGACGTGCTGGTGCTGCGCACTCCCGGTGGCGGCGGCTACGGCACCCCGCCGCCGGGCTGA
- a CDS encoding HEAT repeat domain-containing protein: MFVDSVDSDIAPSGTLLGLLQRGRGDGTLHALAAPRAEALAALRHCVLHDPRRDWQVEHRSLYYARLHSELDAGLDDIAAHLFDPADLLCTPEEAESRTGLALSVLGHLASYAAARGGSQDNAPLELLRRYATTGANWQWALDELAVRDTDAGLRPLGPAVLARFPRTPEGDAELAEAARDAFEPRPWRLWAEDPAHPEQAERLRRARECRSFDRWQRQLRSPGPRPGWSVREILHWAQDGHDQHPRQHREAPAARCLSAVAGPEDRPLLLAAARGPHEAARAAALRHLTDRNDPAVLDLVEEAAADPAETVADAATSAFARMRSPAALERARRWAAAPEGALPPGLATVAAEMLACRGGEQDAEAVLAALRRTIRLEGPDSPALWPLVDGAGRLSIGCAAPVLRHIYRETASSQLRGRTARSLAATDPSFPAGFAIECLWDCEESTREVAAEHAATGDARVVERLRRLAADPAEEAGVQIAVRGRLTPPAA, encoded by the coding sequence ATGTTCGTCGATTCCGTCGATTCAGACATAGCGCCCAGCGGTACGCTGCTCGGCCTCCTCCAGAGGGGCCGCGGCGACGGAACGCTGCACGCGCTCGCCGCGCCGCGCGCCGAGGCGCTCGCCGCGCTACGGCACTGCGTGCTGCACGACCCCAGGCGGGACTGGCAGGTCGAGCACCGCTCCCTGTACTACGCCCGTCTGCACAGCGAGCTGGACGCCGGGCTCGACGACATCGCCGCGCACCTCTTCGACCCCGCGGACCTGCTCTGCACCCCCGAAGAGGCCGAGAGCCGCACCGGGCTCGCCCTCTCCGTGCTCGGCCACCTCGCCTCCTACGCGGCGGCCCGGGGCGGCAGCCAGGACAACGCACCCCTGGAACTGCTGCGCCGCTATGCCACCACCGGCGCGAACTGGCAATGGGCGCTGGACGAGCTCGCCGTCCGCGACACCGACGCCGGCCTGCGCCCCCTGGGCCCTGCCGTGCTGGCCCGCTTCCCCCGCACTCCGGAGGGCGACGCCGAGCTCGCCGAAGCCGCGCGTGACGCCTTCGAACCCCGCCCATGGCGGCTGTGGGCGGAGGACCCCGCGCATCCCGAGCAGGCCGAGCGGCTGCGCCGGGCCCGGGAGTGCCGCTCCTTCGACCGCTGGCAGCGCCAGCTCCGCAGCCCCGGACCGCGGCCCGGCTGGAGCGTGCGGGAGATCCTCCACTGGGCACAGGACGGCCACGACCAGCACCCCCGCCAGCACCGCGAGGCCCCCGCCGCCCGCTGCCTGTCCGCCGTCGCCGGGCCCGAGGACCGCCCGCTGCTGCTGGCCGCGGCGCGCGGACCCCACGAGGCCGCGCGAGCCGCCGCCCTGCGGCACCTGACCGACCGCAACGACCCCGCGGTCCTCGATCTCGTCGAGGAAGCCGCCGCCGACCCGGCCGAGACCGTCGCCGACGCCGCCACCTCCGCCTTCGCCCGCATGCGGTCGCCGGCCGCGCTGGAGCGCGCCCGCCGGTGGGCCGCCGCTCCCGAGGGGGCGCTGCCGCCCGGGCTCGCGACTGTCGCCGCCGAGATGCTGGCCTGCCGGGGCGGTGAGCAGGATGCCGAGGCCGTCCTCGCAGCGCTGCGCCGCACCATCCGCCTGGAAGGACCCGACAGCCCGGCACTGTGGCCGCTGGTGGACGGCGCCGGGCGGCTGTCCATCGGCTGCGCGGCACCGGTGCTGCGGCACATCTACCGGGAGACCGCCTCCTCCCAGCTGCGCGGGCGCACCGCCCGCTCCCTCGCCGCCACCGACCCCTCCTTCCCCGCGGGGTTCGCCATCGAGTGCCTGTGGGACTGCGAGGAGTCCACCCGGGAGGTCGCCGCCGAGCACGCCGCCACCGGAGACGCACGAGTCGTGGAGCGGCTGCGCCGGCTGGCCGCCGATCCGGCCGAGGAGGCGGGAGTCCAGATCGCCGTGCGCGGCCGCCTCACCCCGCCCGCCGCCTGA
- a CDS encoding SpoIIE family protein phosphatase, with product MASYLHADRSAPRPPDRGTLDALITQARTLRGRLDAVRRGADEASEPDPGVAGADPRTRWRRALCELAVHQLDDLGSQLDQLREGMPPEMPRAWPTADQPPAEVADIPGTAYPASRPPEEPAPSRRDRVGSAEWNLLTDEVSWSPELYGIFGRTDRDGPLSLDELPSWVVPEDQPALATAFTDCLVDGRAIDQEFRLVRPDGSVGTVHMVGEPVLDGDGSTAAMWAVVRDVSALRRSEHTVRESRDSLQRERHLARTEHRLAVELQEAVLPPWRGSLRFPQGDERTTGALDLAAHYLPSASSSLIGGDWYDAMELPGGATLLTAGDLTGHGVTATSGMAMLLGAVRGMALADVGPGALIGHLNQLLDSTAQPSLGSALCCRYEPRARTLTWAQAGHPAPLLFRGGSGSVLPRPEGVLLGVTSGAAYGQRTVQLQPGDLLVLHTDGLAPDDTLRPSGPGHGSRSAALHAGSARLLALADRFTAAGSAQECVRAVAEAFADREREDDACVLVARVTS from the coding sequence ATGGCCTCCTACCTCCATGCGGACCGCTCGGCACCGCGGCCTCCGGACCGCGGCACGCTGGACGCTCTGATCACCCAGGCACGCACCCTGCGGGGGCGCCTCGACGCCGTGCGCCGGGGCGCGGACGAAGCGAGCGAGCCGGACCCGGGGGTCGCCGGTGCCGATCCGCGCACGCGGTGGCGGCGCGCGCTGTGCGAGCTGGCCGTGCACCAGCTCGACGACCTGGGCAGCCAGCTCGACCAGTTACGGGAGGGCATGCCCCCCGAGATGCCCCGGGCGTGGCCGACCGCCGACCAGCCGCCCGCGGAGGTGGCGGACATCCCGGGCACCGCCTACCCCGCGTCCCGGCCCCCCGAAGAGCCCGCGCCCTCCCGGCGCGACCGGGTGGGCAGCGCCGAGTGGAACCTGCTGACCGACGAGGTGTCCTGGTCACCGGAGCTGTACGGGATCTTCGGCAGGACCGACCGGGACGGCCCGCTCTCGCTGGACGAACTGCCCTCCTGGGTGGTCCCCGAGGACCAGCCCGCGCTCGCCACCGCATTCACCGACTGCCTGGTGGACGGCAGGGCCATCGACCAGGAGTTCCGGCTGGTACGGCCCGACGGCTCGGTGGGCACGGTCCACATGGTCGGCGAGCCGGTGCTGGACGGCGACGGGAGCACCGCCGCCATGTGGGCGGTGGTGCGGGACGTCAGCGCACTGCGCCGCAGCGAGCACACCGTGCGGGAGAGCCGGGACTCACTCCAGCGCGAGCGGCACCTCGCCCGGACCGAGCACCGGCTGGCCGTCGAACTCCAGGAGGCCGTGCTCCCTCCCTGGCGCGGCTCGCTGCGGTTCCCGCAGGGCGACGAACGGACCACCGGCGCACTCGATCTGGCGGCGCACTATCTGCCCTCCGCGTCCAGCTCGCTGATCGGCGGCGACTGGTACGACGCGATGGAACTGCCCGGCGGTGCGACGCTGCTGACGGCGGGTGACCTGACGGGGCACGGTGTCACCGCGACCTCGGGCATGGCCATGCTGCTGGGCGCCGTACGCGGAATGGCGCTGGCCGACGTCGGGCCGGGGGCGCTGATAGGGCATCTGAACCAGCTCCTGGACTCGACCGCCCAGCCGTCCCTGGGCAGCGCCCTGTGCTGCCGGTACGAACCGCGCGCCCGCACCCTCACCTGGGCGCAGGCCGGCCACCCGGCGCCGCTGCTCTTCCGCGGCGGCTCGGGCAGCGTGCTGCCGCGCCCGGAGGGCGTGCTGCTGGGCGTCACCTCGGGCGCCGCCTATGGACAGCGCACCGTGCAGCTGCAGCCCGGCGACCTGCTGGTGCTGCACACCGACGGGCTGGCGCCCGACGACACGCTCCGGCCCTCCGGCCCCGGCCACGGATCCCGGTCGGCCGCTCTGCACGCGGGCAGCGCCCGCCTCCTGGCCCTCGCCGACCGGTTCACCGCGGCCGGCTCCGCACAGGAGTGCGTCCGGGCCGTCGCCGAAGCGTTCGCCGACCGGGAGCGCGAGGACGACGCGTGCGTGCTGGTGGCCCGTGTGACGTCCTGA